A single genomic interval of Argopecten irradians isolate NY chromosome 8, Ai_NY, whole genome shotgun sequence harbors:
- the LOC138330244 gene encoding protein trapped in endoderm-1-like — MEVLITASPDNLNDSSHSLQIPDDVRFYHNIAATITSVVGFPANLAILVAIFKTKLHRHVGTVFILNLVINNMVVCVTCLPYISILSFTVPDLSTEGVNLGFCRFMGYIAYSIKGSELFGLVLISVNRYLIVVHFGKYQQIYSSRWNIIKMLVLSWMIYPLVLLFPLTELWGKLEYDPNRFFCQPFYAQNSFKRFLLPFAMISSIPVILYCYVGILIRFWISKETINAIRSKSRSSNSSIIHGKYTRRDMRLVVMVMLILTTFFFLYMPFVVMSVLDPQMKIYSPILHLTFIYMSWARCLVNPLVYSIMNPRIRNACLVSYKHDSNTS, encoded by the coding sequence ATGGAAGTTTTAATAACGGCATCACCGGATAACCTTAATGACTCGTCTCATTCGCTACAAATCCCCGACGATGTACGTTTTTATCATAACATAGCAGCAACCATCACATCTGTCGTCGGATTTCCTGCCAATCTCGCTATACTTGTCgcaattttcaaaacaaaattacacagACATGTTGGCACGGTGTTCATTTTAAATCTCGTGATAAACAACATGGTCGTCTGTGTAACATGTCTACCGTACATTTCCATACTCTCGTTCACCGTGCCGGATTTGTCAACGGAGGGAGTGAACCTGGGATTCTGTAGGTTCATGGGATACATCGCCTACAGCATAAAAGGTTCAGAGTTATTCGGACTGGTTCTGATCTCTGTGAACCGGTATCTGATTGTCGTTCACTTCGGAAAATATCAACAGATCTATAGTAGTCGGTGGAACATCATAAAGATGTTGGTGCTTTCATGGATGATTTATCCCCTAGTATTACTATTCCCTCTAACAGAATTGTGGGGTAAGTTAGAATATGATCCCAATCGGTTCTTCTGTCAACCGTTCTACGCGCAAAATTCCTTCAAGCGGTTCCTACTACCATTTGCTATGATATCCAGCATACCTGTGATTTTGTACTGTTACGTGGGAATTCTGATCCGATTCTGGATAAGTAAGGAAACAATTAACGCAATACGGAGTAAATCCCGATCGTCAAATTCTTCAATTATCCACGGAAAATACACACGGCGGGATATGCGtttggttgtcatggtgatgTTGATTCTGACCACCTTTTTCTTCCTTTACATGCCATTCGTCGTGATGTCTGTACTCGACCCCCAAATGAAGATTTACAGCCCGATTCTTCATCTGACATTTATCTATATGAGTTGGGCGAGGTGCCTGGTCAACCCACTTGTGTATTCCATCATGAACCCACGCATACGTAACGCATGTCTAGTCAGTTACAAACATGATTCAAACACCTCCTGA
- the LOC138328847 gene encoding bridge-like lipid transfer protein family member 3B: MSSTIQSKASRKTYQPTNQNPSGSRSPSQPAPHQQVPPIRVSTQRPRSTKLLESCTVLKIEEFIIYQVSTADNKRNTPCKFLSSDKKQLHLPTDMSVLHMEYTDYFFPEGINYPVPHANLYI; this comes from the exons ATGTCCTCCACCAT CCAATCAAAGGCCAGCAGAAAAACCTATCAACCAACCAATCAGAATCCTAGCGGAAGTCGATCTCCATCTCAACCAGCTCCGCATCAACAAGTCCCGCCAATCCGCGTGTCAACACAGCGTCCACGTAGTACGAAGCTACTGGAGAGTTGTACTGTACTCAAGATAGAGGAATTTATCATCTACCAAGTATCCACCGCAGACAACAAACGTAACACGCCGTGTAAGTTCCTCAGCTCCGACAAGAAGCAGCTCCACCTACCTACAGATATGTCCGTGTTACACATGGAGTACACCGACTATTTCTTCCCCGAAGGCATCAACTATCCAG